A section of the Leptotrichia sp. HSP-342 genome encodes:
- the cysD gene encoding sulfate adenylyltransferase subunit CysD, with translation MNELSHLDELEAEAIYIIREVAAECENPVMLYSIGKDSSVMLHLAMKAFYPERPPFPFLHVNTGWKFKEMINFRDKRAKELGIEMIEYINPEGVEKNINPFDHGSSFTDIMKTQALKQALNKYGFTAAFGGGRRDEEKSRAKERIFSFRNAAQAWDPKNQRPEMWKLYNTEISKGESIRVFPISNWTEKDIWEYIQRENIPIVSLYSAAERPVVERDGNLIMVDDERMKLEEGEEPEIRMVRFRTLGDYPLSGAVDSNAVTLEEIIDETLSSVESERTSRVIDKDSGAASMEKRKREGYF, from the coding sequence ATGAATGAATTATCTCATTTAGATGAACTGGAAGCGGAGGCGATATATATTATTCGGGAAGTTGCGGCTGAATGTGAAAATCCTGTTATGCTTTATTCAATTGGAAAGGATAGCTCAGTTATGTTACATTTGGCGATGAAGGCATTTTATCCTGAAAGACCGCCTTTTCCATTTCTACACGTAAATACTGGTTGGAAATTTAAGGAAATGATTAATTTTCGTGATAAAAGGGCGAAAGAACTTGGAATTGAAATGATTGAATATATCAATCCTGAAGGAGTTGAAAAAAATATTAATCCATTTGATCATGGCTCTTCATTTACAGATATTATGAAAACACAAGCGTTGAAACAGGCACTTAATAAATATGGATTTACTGCGGCATTTGGTGGAGGTCGTAGAGATGAGGAAAAAAGTCGTGCTAAAGAAAGAATTTTCTCATTTAGAAATGCAGCACAAGCATGGGATCCCAAAAATCAACGTCCAGAAATGTGGAAACTTTACAATACAGAGATTAGTAAAGGTGAAAGTATTAGAGTTTTCCCAATTTCCAACTGGACGGAAAAGGATATTTGGGAGTATATTCAAAGGGAGAATATACCTATTGTTTCACTTTATTCGGCGGCAGAACGTCCTGTTGTGGAAAGGGATGGAAATTTGATAATGGTTGATGATGAGAGAATGAAACTGGAAGAAGGTGAAGAGCCTGAAATTAGGATGGTTCGTTTTAGAACTTTAGGAGATTATCCGTTATCAGGGGCTGTGGACTCAAATGCTGTAACTTTGGAGGAAATAATAGATGAAACGTTAAGTTCGGTGGAATCTGAAAGAACAAGCAGGGTTATTGACAAGGACAGCGGAGCGGCAAGCATGGAAAAAAGAAAAAGAGAGGGGTATTTTTAA
- a CDS encoding sulfate adenylyltransferase subunit 1: MVRLLKFITCGSVDDGKSTLIGNILYNSKLLYADQEEALILDSKVGSRGGAIDYSLLLDGLMAEREQGITIDVAYRYFTTNKRSFIVADTPGHEEYTRNMAVGASFAEVAILLLDVTKGVLVQTRRHARICSMVGIKHFVFAVNKMDLAKYSEEKFNKIVDEVKELAKELELENIKIIPVSATEGDNVTKKSENMDWYKGESIIEYLETVDVTENKENSDFYIPIQRVCRPNHEFRGFQGQIESGIIRTGEEITVLPSNETAIVKTILNGDKNVEEAFSGQAVTIQLDKEVDVSRGSVITKNKNLPVAKSVEAVLLWMDDDKLTAGKEYLAKLGTKKLSAILKEIVYKIDVNTGEKIETQSITKNEIAFCKIEFSDKVIVDLFKKNKALGELILIDRLSHQTAAAGVVENIDTIGEKPYFEKDDIKIDGYIFEELYFDFENARMSKEGTKEKTYHVGDEVPQKGDSFEYPQYYDIISLESEAAVLVRDCKIFDIVKLEDYHFTGLPILDTAGFGLQIKTREDMKNYLLDYNQNVNKVGIHKKWAKFETYRRVVSGDNFYMI, translated from the coding sequence ATGGTAAGATTATTAAAATTTATAACTTGTGGAAGTGTGGATGACGGAAAATCTACATTAATTGGAAATATCCTTTACAATTCTAAACTGCTTTATGCGGATCAGGAAGAAGCGTTAATTTTAGACAGTAAAGTCGGTTCACGTGGAGGTGCAATCGATTATTCGCTACTTTTGGATGGATTGATGGCTGAAAGGGAGCAAGGAATCACAATAGATGTGGCATATCGGTATTTTACAACAAATAAACGGAGCTTTATTGTGGCTGATACGCCAGGGCATGAGGAATATACTCGAAATATGGCGGTTGGAGCTTCTTTTGCGGAAGTGGCAATTTTACTTTTGGACGTTACAAAAGGAGTGCTTGTACAAACAAGAAGACATGCGAGAATTTGCTCGATGGTTGGAATAAAACACTTTGTCTTTGCAGTAAATAAAATGGATTTAGCAAAATACAGCGAAGAAAAATTTAATAAAATTGTCGATGAAGTGAAGGAATTAGCGAAAGAACTGGAATTAGAAAATATAAAAATAATTCCCGTGAGTGCCACAGAAGGCGATAATGTTACGAAAAAATCTGAAAACATGGACTGGTATAAGGGCGAGAGCATTATAGAATATCTTGAAACAGTGGATGTGACAGAAAATAAGGAAAATTCAGACTTTTATATCCCAATCCAGCGTGTATGCCGTCCAAATCACGAATTTAGAGGATTTCAGGGGCAAATTGAAAGTGGAATCATACGAACTGGAGAAGAAATCACTGTTTTGCCAAGTAATGAAACTGCAATTGTTAAAACGATTTTGAATGGAGATAAAAATGTAGAAGAGGCATTTTCTGGACAGGCTGTTACAATTCAGCTGGACAAGGAAGTGGATGTGAGCCGTGGTTCTGTTATTACAAAAAACAAAAATCTTCCAGTTGCAAAATCGGTTGAAGCCGTATTATTGTGGATGGATGATGACAAATTAACAGCTGGAAAGGAATATTTGGCAAAACTTGGAACAAAGAAACTTTCTGCAATATTAAAGGAAATTGTATATAAAATTGATGTGAATACAGGAGAAAAAATTGAAACACAAAGTATCACAAAAAATGAAATTGCATTTTGCAAAATAGAATTTTCAGATAAAGTTATTGTTGATTTGTTCAAAAAAAATAAGGCTTTGGGAGAATTGATACTGATTGACAGGCTTTCACATCAGACTGCCGCTGCAGGAGTAGTGGAAAATATTGATACAATTGGAGAAAAACCTTATTTTGAAAAGGATGACATAAAAATTGACGGATACATTTTTGAAGAACTGTATTTCGATTTTGAAAATGCGAGAATGTCTAAAGAAGGAACAAAAGAAAAAACATACCATGTAGGCGATGAAGTGCCTCAAAAAGGAGATAGTTTTGAATATCCGCAATATTATGACATTATATCACTTGAAAGTGAGGCGGCAGTTTTAGTGCGAGACTGTAAAATTTTTGATATTGTTAAATTGGAAGATTATCATTTTACAGGACTGCCAATATTAGATACAGCAGGATTTGGATTGCAGATTAAAACTAGGGAAGATATGAAAAATTATCTTTTAGACTACAATCAAAATGTAAATAAAGTGGGAATTCACAAAAAATGGGCTAAATTTGAAACTTACAGAAGAGTAGTAAGTGGGGATAATTTTTATATGATTTAA
- a CDS encoding sulfate ABC transporter substrate-binding protein, translated as MIKKLKIPIIFILIGILLYFIGILRQNSKFEKSKKKLEIVNVSYDPTRELYEKYNKLFIEYYRQKYGQDVKISQSHGGSGSQARSVIEGLDADVVTLALENDVALLEKVDLLEKGWVNKFPGSSSPYTSAIVFLVRKGNPKNIKDWNSLTEKGIKVITPDPKSSGGACWNFLAAWSYGHEKFGNDENKIQNFVKNIYDNVTVMDSGARAATTTFVENNQGDVLIAWENEAIATVKEYPDKYEIVYPSVSILAQPTVAVVDKVTKSNGTYQISTEYLKYLYSEKVQEIIAESGYRPYNQKILKKYENKFDLKMKLTKIDEFGGWKKVYEKFFNEGALFDKIYEN; from the coding sequence ATGATAAAAAAACTAAAAATACCAATTATATTTATTTTAATCGGAATTTTACTATATTTTATTGGCATTCTACGTCAAAATAGCAAATTTGAAAAAAGTAAGAAAAAATTGGAAATTGTAAATGTTTCCTATGATCCTACCCGTGAACTGTACGAAAAGTATAACAAGCTGTTTATAGAATATTACAGGCAAAAATATGGACAGGATGTGAAAATTTCCCAATCGCATGGAGGCTCAGGCTCACAGGCACGTTCGGTAATTGAGGGGCTTGATGCGGATGTGGTAACTTTAGCACTGGAAAATGATGTGGCACTTCTTGAGAAGGTAGACTTGCTTGAAAAAGGCTGGGTAAACAAATTTCCAGGAAGCTCTTCTCCGTATACCTCTGCAATCGTTTTTCTTGTAAGAAAAGGAAATCCGAAAAATATTAAGGATTGGAACAGTTTGACAGAAAAAGGAATAAAAGTGATAACACCTGATCCGAAAAGCAGCGGTGGAGCTTGCTGGAATTTTTTGGCAGCATGGTCATACGGACATGAAAAATTTGGAAATGATGAGAATAAGATTCAAAATTTTGTGAAAAATATCTATGACAATGTGACAGTAATGGATTCGGGGGCAAGGGCAGCAACTACGACTTTTGTGGAAAATAATCAGGGAGATGTACTGATTGCGTGGGAAAATGAGGCGATTGCTACGGTTAAGGAATATCCTGATAAATATGAGATTGTCTATCCGAGTGTGAGTATTTTGGCACAGCCTACAGTAGCAGTAGTTGACAAAGTTACAAAAAGCAACGGGACTTATCAGATAAGTACAGAATACTTGAAATATCTATATTCAGAAAAAGTACAGGAAATAATCGCTGAAAGTGGCTATAGACCCTACAATCAGAAAATTCTAAAAAAATATGAAAATAAATTTGACTTAAAAATGAAACTGACAAAAATAGATGAGTTTGGCGGTTGGAAAAAAGTCTATGAGAAATTTTTTAATGAAGGTGCATTATTTGATAAAATTTATGAAAATTAG
- the cysT gene encoding sulfate ABC transporter permease subunit CysT: protein MRILALKRKEQSVIPGFGLTFGISLTMLSILILIPLASILVYSFRLSPSEFWKLITEKPVLNAFFTSVICSFIAAAVNCVFGVILAWVLVKYDFFGKRFLDGMLELPFALPTAVAGITLSKMYSDTGMVGKYFAKIGIKISYTHIGIIIALIFVGIPFVVRAVQPILEKLDNQYEEAAYILGADGKTTFRKVIFPEIRPALLTGFGLAFSRGLGEYGSVIYISGNSLKEHTQVVSYVIMQKLNYVDYPSATVIALVMLIFSFILLFLINLVQMNQFKRTNNI, encoded by the coding sequence ATGAGAATATTAGCTTTAAAAAGAAAAGAGCAGTCTGTAATTCCAGGATTTGGACTGACATTTGGAATATCGTTGACAATGCTGTCAATCTTGATATTAATTCCGCTGGCCTCGATATTAGTTTACTCCTTTCGCCTATCACCTTCTGAATTTTGGAAACTTATAACAGAAAAACCAGTTTTGAATGCGTTTTTTACAAGTGTCATCTGTTCATTTATCGCTGCCGCTGTAAACTGTGTTTTCGGAGTAATTTTAGCGTGGGTGCTTGTAAAATACGACTTTTTTGGAAAAAGATTTTTAGATGGAATGCTTGAATTGCCTTTTGCTTTGCCTACTGCAGTTGCAGGAATCACACTTTCAAAAATGTATTCTGATACTGGGATGGTTGGAAAATATTTTGCAAAAATTGGGATAAAAATTTCATATACTCACATTGGGATAATAATTGCCTTAATCTTTGTAGGAATTCCTTTCGTGGTAAGAGCAGTTCAGCCAATTCTGGAAAAACTGGACAATCAGTACGAAGAAGCGGCATACATCTTAGGTGCAGACGGGAAGACGACTTTTCGGAAAGTAATTTTCCCTGAAATAAGACCTGCTTTATTAACAGGATTTGGACTTGCCTTTTCAAGAGGGCTTGGAGAATATGGAAGTGTAATTTATATTTCAGGAAATAGCTTGAAAGAGCATACACAGGTTGTTTCCTACGTAATTATGCAAAAATTAAATTATGTCGACTATCCTTCAGCGACTGTAATTGCTCTAGTTATGCTAATATTTTCATTCATACTTTTATTTTTAATAAATTTAGTTCAAATGAACCAGTTCAAGCGGACAAACAATATTTAG
- a CDS encoding sulfate ABC transporter permease, which translates to MDKKNNIIKYVLIAVSILFIVIMLILPLVAVIINSLQKGWVFYIKSLTDRYVLSALKVTVIATISALIINTFFGVAAAWLLTKFSFCGKHMLATLIDIPFSISPVIAGLAFIMTFGRMGWAAPYIEHLNKFFVLDIKIVFAIPGVILATVFVTFPFISREIVPILNAQGKDEEEAAALMGADGFTIFRKITLPQIKWGLLYGIILCTARALGEFGAVNALSKARGKTFTLPLEIDALYLSGSSESIVSAFAVSSLLVIISIFILIIKNIIEHKSTKKGI; encoded by the coding sequence ATGGATAAAAAAAATAATATTATAAAATATGTATTGATAGCAGTAAGTATTTTATTTATCGTAATCATGCTCATACTGCCATTAGTTGCAGTTATCATAAACTCACTTCAAAAAGGCTGGGTATTCTACATAAAAAGCCTGACAGATAGGTATGTTCTTTCAGCGTTGAAAGTTACAGTAATTGCAACAATTTCAGCATTAATTATAAATACTTTTTTTGGAGTGGCAGCAGCATGGCTTCTCACAAAGTTTTCATTTTGTGGGAAACATATGTTGGCAACACTAATAGACATCCCTTTCTCGATTTCTCCAGTAATAGCAGGTCTTGCCTTCATTATGACTTTTGGAAGAATGGGATGGGCAGCACCTTATATTGAGCATCTAAATAAATTTTTTGTACTTGACATAAAAATAGTGTTTGCAATTCCAGGAGTAATTTTAGCTACTGTATTTGTAACTTTCCCTTTTATTTCAAGAGAAATCGTTCCGATTCTGAATGCACAGGGAAAAGATGAGGAAGAAGCGGCTGCATTAATGGGAGCAGACGGATTCACGATTTTCAGAAAAATAACATTACCACAAATAAAATGGGGACTTCTTTACGGAATTATCCTTTGTACAGCAAGAGCATTAGGAGAATTTGGAGCAGTAAATGCATTATCAAAAGCGAGAGGAAAAACATTCACTTTACCACTAGAAATAGACGCTTTATACCTATCAGGCTCATCAGAGTCAATAGTATCAGCATTTGCAGTATCTTCACTTTTGGTAATAATTTCAATATTTATTCTGATTATAAAAAATATTATTGAGCATAAATCTACAAAAAAAGGAATTTAA
- the nifJ gene encoding pyruvate:ferredoxin (flavodoxin) oxidoreductase, whose translation MTKNMKTMDGNQAAAHIAYAFTEVAGIYPITPSSTMSELVDQWASYGKENLFGMPVKVVEMQSEAGAAGIVHGSLQTGALTTTFTASQGLLLKIPNMYKIAGELLPGVMHVAARAISAQALSIFGDHQDIYSARMTGWTMLATSSVQEVMDLAGIAHLTAIKSRVPVMHFFDGFRTSHEINKIEVMDYEFLESLLDKKAVQEFRERALNPENPVTRGTAQNDDIYFQAREAQNKFYEAVPDIVNDYMKKISEKTGRNYAPFVYYGSETAERVIIAMGSVNETIKEVVDYLNKNEENVGVLNVHLYRPFSSKYFFDAMPKSVKKIAVLDRTKEPGALGEPLYMDVKALYYGRENAPEIVGGRYGLSSKDTTPEQIIAVFKNIAQKEPKNNFTIGIIDDVTFTSLALEDEVFTGNEDVKECLFFGLGSDGTVGANKNSIKIIGDKTDLYAQGYFAYDSKKAGGVTRSHLRFSKSPIHSTYLVTRPNFVACSAPAYLGKYDMISGLKEGGTFLLNTIWEKEKLIPSIPNEIKRELARKKIKFFIINATKLAKEIGLGNRTNTIMQSAFFYLSGVIPHEEAKEYMKEYAEKSYGRKGQDIVQKNWDAIDRGIDGLEEVEVLSEWANLEVNEQIIEAAKPEFIKKIADPINLMKGNELPVSSIIENGMVDGSFQHGTAHYEKRGIADEVPEWQPDMCIQCNQCAYVCPHAVIRPFLLDEEEMKKAPEGMPTIKALGRGMDGLEYKIQVSPLDCTGCSACVDVCPAPRGKAIVMKSTQSQIERNEIEYTDYLFNNVSYKDKILGKNTVKGSQFAKPLFEFSGACAGCGETPYIKLVTQLFGERMIVANATGCSSIYGASAPSSPYTTAESGCGPAWASSLFEDNAEYGYGMFQAVNTIRLRILKRMEEIKADVSSELADLFTIFAENFYDGDKTTEIRDELVILLEKENNENPNEKVKKNTQEILELKQYLIKKSMWMFGGDGWAYDIGFGGLDHVLASGDDVNVLVLDTEVYSNTGGQSSKSSRAGAVAKFAASGKPVKKKDLAAILMTYGNIYVAKVSMGANQNQTLKAVREAEAYPGPSIIIAYSPCIEHGIKAGMGKFQTEEKLATEVGYWPIFRYDPRLAEKGKNPLQLDTRNPAWDKYEDFLLGERRYATLAAEFPEKAKELLEANLKNAKDNWNYYKRMAAMDYSTEE comes from the coding sequence ATGACAAAAAATATGAAAACAATGGATGGTAACCAAGCTGCAGCTCATATAGCTTACGCATTTACGGAAGTTGCTGGAATTTATCCGATTACTCCGTCGTCAACTATGTCAGAGCTTGTAGATCAGTGGGCATCATACGGAAAGGAAAATTTATTTGGAATGCCAGTAAAGGTTGTGGAAATGCAATCAGAGGCTGGAGCTGCAGGGATTGTACACGGATCGTTACAAACTGGAGCTTTGACCACGACATTTACTGCTTCTCAAGGATTACTGCTAAAAATACCTAATATGTATAAAATAGCTGGAGAATTGCTTCCAGGTGTAATGCACGTGGCGGCAAGGGCTATTTCTGCACAAGCATTATCAATATTTGGAGATCATCAGGATATTTATTCTGCTAGAATGACAGGATGGACTATGCTTGCGACAAGTTCGGTTCAGGAAGTTATGGATTTAGCTGGAATTGCACATTTAACAGCAATTAAGTCAAGAGTGCCAGTAATGCATTTTTTTGATGGATTTAGGACTTCGCATGAGATAAATAAAATAGAGGTTATGGATTATGAGTTTCTTGAGAGCCTGCTTGATAAAAAAGCTGTTCAGGAATTTAGAGAAAGAGCATTAAATCCAGAAAATCCTGTAACAAGGGGAACAGCTCAGAATGACGATATTTATTTTCAGGCAAGAGAAGCCCAAAATAAATTTTATGAAGCTGTACCTGATATTGTAAATGACTATATGAAAAAAATTAGCGAAAAGACAGGACGGAACTATGCACCTTTTGTTTATTATGGCTCAGAAACTGCTGAAAGAGTTATTATTGCAATGGGGTCTGTAAATGAAACAATAAAGGAAGTTGTCGATTATCTGAATAAAAATGAGGAAAATGTAGGTGTACTGAATGTTCATTTATATCGTCCTTTCTCCAGCAAGTATTTTTTTGATGCAATGCCAAAAAGCGTAAAAAAAATTGCTGTGCTTGACAGGACAAAAGAGCCTGGAGCATTGGGAGAGCCATTATATATGGATGTAAAGGCACTTTACTATGGACGTGAAAATGCACCTGAAATTGTCGGTGGAAGATATGGACTGTCATCAAAGGATACAACGCCAGAACAAATTATAGCAGTGTTCAAGAATATTGCACAAAAAGAGCCTAAAAATAATTTTACAATTGGAATTATTGACGATGTAACATTTACATCTCTTGCACTTGAAGATGAAGTGTTTACAGGAAATGAAGATGTAAAAGAATGTCTGTTCTTTGGGCTTGGTTCAGATGGAACAGTTGGAGCAAATAAAAATTCGATAAAAATTATTGGAGACAAGACAGATTTGTATGCACAGGGGTATTTTGCATACGATTCAAAAAAAGCTGGAGGAGTGACAAGATCTCATTTGAGATTCAGTAAAAGTCCAATTCACTCAACTTACTTAGTTACAAGACCTAATTTTGTAGCCTGTTCGGCACCTGCATATCTTGGGAAATATGATATGATTTCTGGATTAAAAGAAGGAGGAACATTCCTGCTAAATACAATTTGGGAGAAAGAGAAATTGATACCAAGTATTCCGAATGAGATAAAAAGGGAACTGGCTAGAAAAAAAATCAAATTTTTCATTATAAATGCTACAAAATTAGCTAAAGAAATTGGATTAGGAAATAGAACAAACACTATTATGCAATCAGCATTCTTTTATCTCTCGGGAGTAATTCCTCACGAAGAAGCAAAAGAATACATGAAAGAGTATGCAGAGAAAAGTTACGGAAGAAAAGGACAAGATATTGTTCAAAAAAACTGGGATGCGATTGACAGAGGAATTGACGGCCTGGAAGAAGTTGAGGTATTGTCAGAATGGGCAAACCTTGAAGTCAATGAGCAAATTATTGAAGCTGCAAAACCTGAATTTATCAAAAAGATTGCAGATCCGATTAATCTTATGAAAGGTAATGAATTGCCAGTTTCTTCAATTATAGAAAATGGAATGGTTGACGGAAGCTTCCAGCATGGAACGGCACATTATGAAAAAAGAGGAATTGCTGATGAAGTGCCAGAATGGCAGCCAGACATGTGTATCCAATGTAATCAATGTGCTTATGTATGTCCTCACGCTGTAATACGTCCGTTTCTGCTTGATGAGGAAGAAATGAAAAAGGCACCAGAAGGAATGCCTACAATAAAAGCTCTTGGTAGAGGAATGGATGGACTTGAATATAAAATTCAGGTATCGCCTCTGGACTGTACAGGATGTAGTGCCTGTGTAGATGTTTGTCCTGCACCACGTGGAAAAGCCATTGTTATGAAATCTACTCAATCTCAAATTGAAAGAAATGAAATTGAATACACAGATTACTTATTTAATAATGTTTCATACAAAGATAAGATTTTAGGAAAAAATACTGTAAAAGGCTCACAATTTGCAAAACCTCTATTTGAATTTTCTGGAGCGTGTGCAGGCTGTGGAGAAACACCTTATATTAAATTGGTGACACAGTTATTTGGAGAACGTATGATTGTGGCAAATGCGACAGGATGTTCTTCAATTTATGGAGCTTCTGCACCATCTTCACCTTATACGACTGCTGAAAGTGGTTGTGGGCCTGCATGGGCTTCTTCACTATTTGAAGATAATGCTGAATATGGGTATGGAATGTTTCAGGCTGTAAATACAATTCGGCTTAGAATTTTAAAAAGAATGGAAGAAATAAAGGCTGATGTTTCAAGTGAATTAGCTGATTTATTTACCATTTTTGCTGAAAATTTTTATGATGGAGATAAAACTACTGAAATTCGAGATGAACTGGTAATCTTATTAGAAAAGGAAAATAATGAAAATCCGAATGAAAAAGTAAAAAAGAATACTCAAGAAATATTGGAGCTAAAACAATATTTAATAAAAAAATCAATGTGGATGTTTGGTGGAGATGGATGGGCTTACGATATCGGATTTGGAGGTCTTGATCACGTCCTGGCTTCAGGAGATGATGTAAATGTTCTTGTACTTGATACGGAAGTTTATTCAAACACAGGAGGACAATCTTCAAAATCTTCGAGAGCAGGAGCAGTTGCAAAATTCGCAGCATCGGGAAAACCAGTCAAGAAAAAAGATTTAGCTGCGATACTAATGACCTATGGAAATATCTATGTTGCTAAAGTATCGATGGGTGCAAATCAAAATCAGACACTAAAAGCAGTAAGAGAAGCAGAGGCTTATCCAGGACCATCAATAATAATTGCTTATTCACCTTGTATAGAGCATGGAATAAAAGCTGGAATGGGTAAATTCCAGACAGAAGAAAAACTTGCAACAGAAGTAGGATACTGGCCAATTTTCAGATATGATCCAAGACTCGCTGAAAAAGGGAAAAATCCACTGCAGTTAGATACACGAAATCCCGCTTGGGACAAATATGAAGATTTCTTGCTAGGAGAACGAAGATATGCAACTTTAGCCGCAGAATTTCCTGAAAAAGCCAAAGAATTGCTTGAAGCAAACTTAAAGAATGCCAAAGACAACTGGAACTACTATAAACGAATGGCAGCAATGGATTATTCAACAGAAGAATAA